TGTCGTTCTGATCCAGGATGAACACATTCACTGTGACGTTGCTGCTTAGTGGTGGAGCTCCAGAGTCTGTAGCTACAACTTGGAATTGGAACGTTTTGAGCGTTTCAAAGTCAAAGCTTTTCAGTGCGGATATAAGTCCATTATCAGAATTGATATTCAGGAAAGGTGCCATGGCATTTTGTGTCCCTTCCCCTCTAACAATGTGATATGAAATCGCAGCATTTTCATTCAAGTCTTTATCTGCGGCGCTTACAGAGAATATGGACCCACCAGGTCCGTTATTTTCCATTAAGTACAGCTCAAGAGGGTTTTGGCAGAATTCTGGACTGTTATCGTTCACGTCTGATACCTGGACGTTCAGAGCGTTGAATGTGGACAGAGGAGGCTGACCACAGTCAGTGgctgttattgtgatgtcatacagGGACACAAGTTCTCGATCTAAACGCTGCTTCGTAACTAAAGAGTACGTGTTGTCTTGAAATGAAGGTTTTAATTCAAAAGGTACATCTTCTGACAGACTGCAAATGACTTTACCGTTAATGCCGGAGTCTTTGTCAGTTACACTTACGAGAGAAATAACAGTTCCTGGTTTGGAATCTTCAGAGACCTTATTGGAAAGGGACGTTACCTCAATCTCGGGTTTGTTATCATTTACGTCAATTATTTTTATGACAACCCTACATTCTGTCCTCATAGGGGGCTGTCCTTTATCTGATGCCATAACATCAGCTCTGTAAACTTCAGTATCCTCAAAGTCGATATTACCCTTCACTGATATTTCACCGGTATTGGAATCTAAGCTAAAAGTATCATATACTTTTCTTTTTAGGTTTTTCACGAATGAATATATAATTTCAGAATAGACACCGTCGTCCAAATCGGTAGCATTGACTTTAGCAACAATTGTTCCAACTGCACCGTTTTCATGTATTGTCACAGAATAAACGTCCTGGTTGAAAATAGGTCTGTTGTCATTATTATCAAGAACAGTGACTGAAATGTTGACATGCCCTGATCTTGGCGGGCTACCGCCATCGATGGCCGTTAAAACTAAAATATGTTTGCTTTCACGTTCCCTATCGAGAGATTTATGTAATTTCAAAACAGGGAGTTTTCCTTCTTCTCCAGTGTCCCGCAGCTCCAGATCAAAATATTCAGTATGGCTTAATTTATATAAACGAACAGAATTCATTCCGGAATCTGGATCACGTGCTGCCTGTAACTGGAAACCTGTGCCTGGCAGAGTAGATTCTGCTATTTCCAAATTCTGTTCTTTCTCTGAGAAACTGGGTGAATGGTCGTTCACATCACTTATCTCTATCCCTACATAATGTATTTCTAGAGGATTCTCAACAACGATTTTCAGGTTTATCATGCACGCGCCAGTGCCTTCACAGAGCTCCTCTCTGTCGATATTCTTATGAACATACAAGACGCCATTGTTCTGATTAACCTGGAAAAGAGCGTCCTTAGATCCAGAAACGATACGAAACCGCCTCCCCACCAAAGTACTGACGTCAAGACCCAAATCCTTAGCAACATTTCCAACAACGGATCCCTCTGTCACCTCCTCTGGAATAGAGTACCTTATCTGAGCCGAAACCTGCTCCACGAAGCACAGCAGCAAAGAGAAACGCAGAGCAACACACCAGTATTCCCATCTGCGCCTTTGTCCTCCGTCTCCCATCGTTAAACAGCGGAACAAAAACACTGTCCTCAATGAAAAAATACAATCCTAATGATCAGATGATCAACTTGCAATGATCCATACTGAATTCAACTACTCAGTCAGTAAATAATTATAGCCTGCTCTGACATGGCAAGTGTTGTTCTGATGTCTGGACCACTCTCTCGGTATGTGTAGAACAAAACCGCCCAGAGAGGGGCAGAGCCTACTCTAAGAGTAAATACCTGACAGTCTCCTTATGTTATACTGACACCCTGCGGTCCAAGCTCCTGTCTGCTGCGTGGACCACACGAGAATATAGTATTGCAAAATAAATTCGTTTTTCCGCTTTTTGTATTGCCAGAAGCCCCGGTTGCACTGGGTCACCTTAATTAAAGGCATAATCAAAGGATGAAGAAAGGTTGAGGAAGAATACAATTAAATAGAACAGTAGGATACGAAGTTGATATAGAGGAGAACACATTCAAATAGGATGGCAGAGTCGAGCTTTCAACAAAAACAATTACTGTTTAAATCCACACAACTAGAGTGGACAGCAACCACATACAATATACATTATGCACAGAAAACCTGTTTGTAGACAATTGAGTCAAGTTGGGACCTGGTTTTGACTACTCAACTACTTGAAGGGAGAAATCAGCATATCTCACAAACACACCCATATAAGCGACCAACAAACACAAGAGATTATGCATGCACATAGCTCACCTCTCCAGACGCACTTCTCCTGTGGTCGGGTAGCACTAGAGTATTCCCATTGCTGCCCGGGACTATAGTAGAACCTATACTCATTCTGGGTCCAACTAACATGTACCGTTTGTCTCCGGATCGGTACTGGATGCTGTGGCACAGTGTCCCGTCGTAATTCACATCTTGTAAATACTTGGAGGAATCGTCTGGGGCTTTGGAGCACTGCATTACAATCAACACGATGATACTGATGATAAAAAGTGCTGAAACTGACCCCAAAGTTatgatcaaataaaatgtaacgCTGTTCTCCTCCTCGTCTTTTACTGCGCTTTTAACATCAGAAGCTGCAAAAGCCTCTTTGGGCTCCACAACGTTGATAATCACAGTACCTGTTGCTGAGAGTGAAACGTTCCCATTGTCTTTTACCAGTATGACCAGTTTATGCTCAGCCTCGTCTGTCTCTGTGAACGACCGAAGTGTCCTTATCTGTCCTGTATAACGGTCCAAAGCAAAGAGACTGTGGTCAGTAACTTCCTGCAGTGAAAATAATAACCAGCCGTTATATCCTATATCAGCGTCATAGGCTCTCACTTTAGTCACCAAATGGCCTGCGTTCACATTGTGGGGAATCTCCTCCACACCTTCAGTAGAACCGTTAGCGCTGACTGGATACAAGATCACTGGAGCGTTGTCGTTCTGATCCAGAATGAACACGTTTATTGTGACGTTGCTGCTTAGTGACGGAGTTCCAGAGTCTGTAGCTACAACTTGGAATTGGAATGTTTTGAGGGTTTCAAAGTCAAAGCTTTTTAGAGCAGAAACGAGTCCATCATCAGAATTGATATTCAGGAACGATGTCATATCGATCTGTGTCCCTTCTCCTCTAATTGTGTGATATGAAATAGCAGCATTTTCATTTAAGTCTTTATCAGAAGCGATTACAGAGAATATGGAGGCACCGGGGGCGTTATTTTCCACTAAGTACAGCTCAAGAGGGTTTTGAGAGAATTCTGGACTGTTATCGTTCACATCTGATATCTGGATGCTCAGAATGTTGAATGTGGACAGAGGAGGCTGACCACAGTCAGTGGCTGTTATAGTGATGTCATAATGGGACACAAACTCTCTGTCTAGTCGTTGTTTGGTCACTAAAGAGTACATATTATCCTGAAAGGAAGGTTTTAACTCAAAGGGTACATCTCCTAACAGACTACACAACACTTTTCCATTGATACCGGAGTCTTTATCACTGACACTGATGAGAGAAATAACAGTTCCTGGTTTGGAATCTTCAGAAACTAAATTAGACAGTGATGTCACCTCTATATCTGGCTCATTGTCATTAATATCGATTATCTTTATGATCACTCTACATTCCACAGTCAGTGGAGGTTGTCCTTTGTCCGAGGCCTGAACATCTAGTTTATACACCTCTGTGTCCTCGAAGTCCACCTCACCTTTAACTCTAATGTCTCCAGTTAGCCTATCCAGTTCAAACATATCATAGACTTTTCTCCTTAAGGTTTTACCCAGGCTGAACTCAACCTCACTATTACTTCCTTCATCTGCATCAGTTGCATTTACTGTAATAACAACTGTACCAACTCCAACGTTTTCTTGTATCCTAACATTATATGTATCCTGACTAAAGACGGGACGGTTATCATTACTATCTAGAACAACAATTGTAACATTTAGCGTGCCTGATCTTTGAGGATTACCTCCATCAAGCGCTGTTAGGAGAAGCGTGTGTTTCATTTGTTTTTCCCTGTCCAGTGACTTCTTTAAAACTAAAAATGGTATTTTGTCCTCGTCGCTTTGTCTTACATCGATTTCAAAATGATCATTTGATGTTACTTTGTAAGCCCAAATAGAATTTTTTCCGACGTCAGGGTCACGCGCTGCATGTATTTGGAAGCGCGTCCCCACAGAGGTGTGCTCGGCTATATCAAATTGCTGCTCCTTCTCTGGAAAACTGGGAGAATTGTCATTCACATCAGTTACTTCTACACCTACATAATGGATTTCTAAAGGGTTTTCAACAACGATTTTCAGGTTTATTAAACAAGCGCTGTTGCCATCACAGAGCTCCTCTCTGTCGACATTCTTATGAACATACAAGACGCCATTGTTCTGATTAACCTGGAAAAGAGCGTCCTTAGATCCAGAAACGATACGAAACCGCCTCTCCAACAAAGTACTGACGTCAAGACCCAAATCCTTAGCAACATTTCCAACAACGGATCCCTCTTTCACCTCCTCTGGAATAGAGTACCTTATCTGAGCCGAAACCTGCTCCACGAAGCACAGCAGCAAAGAGAAACGCAGAGCAACACACCAGTACTCCCATCTGCGCCTTTGTCCTCCGTCTCCCATCGTTAAACAATCAAACCCTGTTGTCAATGAGAAATTACAATCCTAATGATCAGATGGCAAAGTCGTAATGATCCATACCGAATCCAATCGTTCAGCAAACCGGGAAAAAATGTATTTGCCTGAAATAGCACG
Above is a genomic segment from Oncorhynchus gorbuscha isolate QuinsamMale2020 ecotype Even-year linkage group LG23, OgorEven_v1.0, whole genome shotgun sequence containing:
- the LOC124011560 gene encoding protocadherin alpha-3-like codes for the protein MGDGGQRRRWEYWCVALRFSLLLCFVEQVSAQIRYSIPEEVTEGSVVGNVAKDLGLDVSTLVGRRFRIVSGSKDALFQVNQNNGVLYVHKNIDREELCEGTGACMINLKIVVENPLEIHYVGIEISDVNDHSPSFSEKEQNLEIAESTLPGTGFQLQAARDPDSGMNSVRLYKLSHTEYFDLELRDTGEEGKLPVLKLHKSLDRERESKHILVLTAIDGGSPPRSGHVNISVTVLDNNDNRPIFNQDVYSVTIHENGAVGTIVAKVNATDLDDGVYSEIIYSFVKNLKRKVYDTFSLDSNTGEISVKGNIDFEDTEVYRADVMASDKGQPPMRTECRVVIKIIDVNDNKPEIEVTSLSNKVSEDSKPGTVISLVSVTDKDSGINGKVICSLSEDVPFELKPSFQDNTYSLVTKQRLDRELVSLYDITITATDCGQPPLSTFNALNVQVSDVNDNSPEFCQNPLELYLMENNGPGGSIFSVSAADKDLNENAAISYHIVRGEGTQNAMAPFLNINSDNGLISALKSFDFETLKTFQFQVVATDSGAPPLSSNVTVNVFILDQNDNAPVILYPVSANGSAEGVEEIPRNVNAGHLVTKVRAYDADIGYNGWLLFSLQEVTDHSLFALDRYTGQIRTLRSFTETDETEHKLVILVKDNGNVSLSATATVIINVVEPKEAFAASDVKNEVKDEEENSVTFYLIITLVSVSALFIISIIVLIVMQCSKAPVDPSKYLQDVNYDGTLCHSIQYRSGDKRYMLVGPRMSIGSTIVPGSNGNTLVLPDHRRIISGECS
- the LOC124011561 gene encoding protocadherin alpha-3-like — translated: MGDGGQRRRWEYWCVALRFSLLLCFVEQVSAQIRYSIPEEVKEGSVVGNVAKDLGLDVSTLLERRFRIVSGSKDALFQVNQNNGVLYVHKNVDREELCDGNSACLINLKIVVENPLEIHYVGVEVTDVNDNSPSFPEKEQQFDIAEHTSVGTRFQIHAARDPDVGKNSIWAYKVTSNDHFEIDVRQSDEDKIPFLVLKKSLDREKQMKHTLLLTALDGGNPQRSGTLNVTIVVLDSNDNRPVFSQDTYNVRIQENVGVGTVVITVNATDADEGSNSEVEFSLGKTLRRKVYDMFELDRLTGDIRVKGEVDFEDTEVYKLDVQASDKGQPPLTVECRVIIKIIDINDNEPDIEVTSLSNLVSEDSKPGTVISLISVSDKDSGINGKVLCSLLGDVPFELKPSFQDNMYSLVTKQRLDREFVSHYDITITATDCGQPPLSTFNILSIQISDVNDNSPEFSQNPLELYLVENNAPGASIFSVIASDKDLNENAAISYHTIRGEGTQIDMTSFLNINSDDGLVSALKSFDFETLKTFQFQVVATDSGTPSLSSNVTINVFILDQNDNAPVILYPVSANGSTEGVEEIPHNVNAGHLVTKVRAYDADIGYNGWLLFSLQEVTDHSLFALDRYTGQIRTLRSFTETDEAEHKLVILVKDNGNVSLSATGTVIINVVEPKEAFAASDVKSAVKDEEENSVTFYLIITLGSVSALFIISIIVLIVMQCSKAPDDSSKYLQDVNYDGTLCHSIQYRSGDKRYMLVGPRMSIGSTIVPGSNGNTLVLPDHRRSASGEVSYVHA